AATTTACTGTATGAACTGCAGTAATCAGTAGCCGATGCATTTTTAGACTGGTGCGCTTTTGTCCTATCTGTATTTCATTGATGTATCTGTGGTTATATTGAGATATATTTACATTTATCTTCTATATTTTGGCGGTCAGGGTTTTTTATGTctttaaaaagaacaaaataaataatattttgctattttttttagaagattTATATACAAGCATTGTAAActgtatataaattttaaatgcATATTCGTTCATATCATCTTAGCGTCCAGTTTTATCTTTGCATTAGACTGAAGTGATTTGATTTCTTTGGTTTTGAATCTGACAGAATTAAATTGTCTTTGGCAGGAGCAAGTATTTTCTGAAAATGATGCTTTTTTTGCATGGACATTTGTAAAACGCCATCCACTTTGGCAGACACTCCTCTCATTCTTCTGGCCTGTGTTAACATTGGCTATTTGCTTGTTTCCTGTGTATCCTCATCGCTGCAAGCTACTAATACTTTACTCGTGTGCTGGGATCCTTTTTCTAATTCTCTCTCTACTTCTGAGTAAGttctgtttttctttaaaatttgattGTTTTCCTACTTTCTTAACTTTTCTTGGAGTTTTGATTGTGGCTTTACTGTTTTAGATTCTTGTTACCAATTTTCACTTCTGaagtaaatattattatagCCCTGGAGTGGTTAATGttcatatataatatttatgaaAATATAACAATTAAAGACTATTTTTTTTGCTATATACCTAAACGCtggatttttatgatttgtCAATTCTATTCTATGTTTCATCAATGCATTCCAAACACACTTAAGAGTTTAAACCCATGAAATACATATGGAAATGTTGTGACATTATAATGAGTGTTTATGGGTATGTTTATACCTGATATTAGTATTCTGCTTGCAGTTCTCCTAGAACACCTAGTTGTATGATGaccattttgttttttcaatttCCTGGTCATTACTTCATAAAGTGAAGTTGTCTTCAGTGGCTTTTTCCAAGAGTGGACTCAATCTATAAATGTCTTAGGTTAAATGGTCAAGTAACCATCTCATCATATTCCTCTATCAAGATATGTATTTTTTGAATTTCCCTTATCATTGTCGTGATCTAAGATGACCCCCTCCTCCCCTTTCTTCCTTGATTAACTGTTTTAATTTTCCCAATACATTTGCATTTATAAGTTTTGGTTAGAAGTGGTTCTGTGATTTATGCTTGAATAGTGACCTTAGTCTGCTTTAGTTATTCATAGGGGACTAATGTCTATTCTTTATATTGTAGTAAGAGCTGCAATGTTTGGTGTACTCTATATTATACTTGGAAAGAGGGTATGGTTTTTCCCTAATATCCTTGCCGAGGAAGCAACACTGCGAGAGTTGTTTAGATTTTGGCCCaagaaagatgaagaggaaAGACCTAAGTGGACAACTAGGATTTTCTATGCCATACTGGCTGTGCTGTTCATATTGTTGCTGAGGCATCATGCACCTGATGAAGCCGCCAGAGCAAGGTGTGTTCCTTGACTTGATGGAAACTATTTACTGTTCTTTCTATCGCTTACTACCTCGTTGCATTGTACAAGTCATGGTTTCTTTTATGGCATGCTTGAATGaagtttttatatatattttttaaactttcTACAGGTATCAGAAGAGGGTATCTAACATCATTGATGATGTTCTTGAATGGTCACCAAGTTTAGCCCTGTCTGGAATGATGGATAAGCAACAAAATGTGTCTAATGCCACAGGATCCCCTGATCCTGCCTCACAGCCAAACAGAACTGCTGGTGAGCATAGCGCTCCACCTGATGGTGATGAAGATGATATAAATACTTCTGCGGAACAGTATAATACTGAAGTAATTGATAACAACATAGATGATGCAAGTGAAGATGATAAACATCAGCatgattaaaagtgaaaaaaaaaaactaaattaaatatctCTAGTCACTAGAACACAATTTTCCTTTTGCTTTAAGAGTGTAAAAGTACCATGTATGAAATAATATAACAGTAAAGTCCTTCCTTCTTGAATCTATGCTTTGTAGAGGATTATATATGGCGTAATGTGAGTTTTTCAACGCGATTAATAGGGTGGAAGATCACACAATTGTTTTATAGTTAAGATGGAAATACATATTAGCTGATACACAAGTTGATAACAAATTTATTTATGGTAATTGAACTACCTCTAGTAGAGAGGTATCAACAAGATTTTGGTCAGATCGCTGCAAAGAAATATGTTTCAGTGCCATTATATTTTCATTTTGCgaaaattttttgtatatacTTCTTTGATGTTTGTAATTAAAACAAAGGATCATAGATCTGCCACAGCAGGTTTGCGATGGAAGTGGAGAAATtcggctaatttttttttgttatggaagtaaaagtggtgatatactttaacattgtaattttttgtgttttttaaaacTGTAGAAAGTACACAAATCTCTGGGTCTGATTTctatacttaaaattttttagtccgatttgtgtaccttTCAAAAATCGGACGGTCTAATTTCTGTACCTCTACAAATCGGACGATCTGATTTCTGTTTCTCTAGTTAAACGATTTCACATTTGAGTATAACACCCCAACAATccacattaaaaaaaaacactacTATCactccaatattaaaaataaaaagttcaaGAAATTATTTCACCTGCCTTGACGTAACCAGTTTGATGTATGTcgttttatgatttttttattataataaaattatgaagGATTTATTTGTCAAATAGTCTATTAAAATGTTTATTAAAACTTTGTTTAGTAAAACGATATAGTAAATACCTTTGATTACACGATAGTATTAAATGAATTTGGTGATATTCTttggttaaaatttttttattaaatatattaatattgattttatatagcAAAAAGTATAACAgtgaaataattaaaatgattatataaataaattatccGAAATCGATAATCACATTCTAATTTAATATGTAGTTTTGTTATAAATGTACTTTGTATTACGTGTAATATGTTCAAATTTGAGAGTAGCAAATCTGATGTGTCTATTGacattcataatttttatatagTCTGATATAAACTCTTGgttaaaatatgtatttttaacatAATATATAGTAAgacaaattatatttttttttagaattgcTTTTATAGCCAATTCAATATgtattatacttttttttttcaatatgtATTATACCTAACTATACAAAATGTTATTGTGACACCTAGTTAAACATAATAGGTTGTTATAAAACAAACAGTTCTACtttagtttgaaaaaaaaaatactcttCCATTCAGGCTATATAACCTTGGTAACTCTATGAAATAAAATTACAGTTTTAGACCGAAGAACATCACTATATACACCAAATACTGTTATATGCTCAATTATATTTACCGTTCtaccaaaatttcaacaaaaatttttaatatacataATAAACAAATTAAGTCCCTAACATCgatcacaaaaaaaaatccttATAAGAAAACCCTTCAAAAAGTCATTTTGTAGTTCTGATTTCTAAAATAAGTAATAATGTATGAAGATTAAATCGAACATCAGTTCAATTGAATTAATCGAAAACTGATTATTATACTAATTCGgtttaaataaaaaaccaaGTGGTAATGAACTGATAAAAAATCGGTCAAACcgacatattttttaattattaatcgatctaaaataataaaacacaaaaaaaaatttctaaaaaaacaTATGCAACCTTCAAAATAACTTTGTTAGACCTTGTCTTTCCCGTCAAAATATAGTATTTTTACTATTGGATAAACTaccaaaaatatatttgaataattttttcactaacaaaaatatcccaaaatttattatcaacaaaaatatcctcaaataattttaaaatgcgacgaaaatgtaaaaaaaaaaactatttttttgtaTGTGACAAACGATTTTTGTATTTAACAAACCGTTTTTGCATTTGAACCAAAATTCTATATAAATATTTAGATAACTGTTTAAAAAATACACACAAAAGATCgatctctatttttattttattttttaaaagtattattaattgttaaaaaacataaaatatatactaaatgaaaaattattaaattttaaaaataaaatacttcattttttaattatatttgcaaaaaattatatcaaaattcaatctctaaaataattttttagaatatatatttattattgaatatttttatcatattttaaaattatttgaagacattttttcaataacaaaatttaaatgcaTTTTTCATggtttaaaattttcaaaatcatagaAACCTATTTGTCCCAGTCTCCAAAACTTGACATGTCATTGTGACAGGCACTCAGCTATTTTTCAGGCGTTAACGAATCAAAGCAATAGAAAAAACCAATCCGTTTAAGATTAATTTTTAGAAATGACATCACAAAAAAAATTCCTTCTTTGAATAATTAGTTACATACCTGAGTTGTATTGCTAGTGACGGATTAAACACCAAGTTAATTGATTTCTGTTACCGTATTGCTGATAAAAAAGTTACTGATCTACCACTGAAGAATACACCCAAAACTTTCATTTAACTCCTACTCAACTATAGAAAAGATATAAACtacatgaataaaataataataatcataactaatgccaatattttgttatttacaCTACTATATTTGCACTATTAAAATCTAAATATCTTCCAATTTGTGCACTTGTAAATTTTCTACTCTGTAATTATCCTCCATAACTAACTTCACCAAAGCACTGCTAAAACTTTATAACACAAGCCCAACAAATAATGTTATGTGACCAGATTCATGAGTCAAATTGTCCTATGATGTCTCATCACGTTAACATTAAACAACCGGTGAGGTTACACAAGCTAAGAAAACCAGTCAAACTGAGAGTTGGTACATCAATAGTTTTGTTCCCATCAAAGTCTTCTGATCTGACCATCCATCTCGGCTTGAGCTCTCACTAACACTATTCACTCTGTACAAAATGCAAAAAGAATGAGAAAAGAATGGAGGATTGATTTTTGACTTCAACAGAAATCACATACCCCAATCACCATCATTCTTTCCCCAAACATCATTTCACACCATAAACAGAAACAAAGCCAAGAATGATTTGCCGCTTGGCATGTATATTTGCCAAGAATGTTTTACAGATAACCAAGGTATTCACCCAATATATGACACTAGGATACAAACCAACCTTGGCATCTATACCCCCGCATGCAGGGGTCTACTGAATAGCAAGGCGCCTCGCCGATGCGTGCTCGTTGGTGATGCTTCCCCGTTGCTGACCCGAACAGTCCCCTTCGTCCACTCTGTCACCAGAATGCAAATGATAAGATTGCAAACCATTATGACTGTGGTAGGAGCCACTGCCATTTTCGTATTTGTCGTGCACTCTCGATCCCCTTGCATTTAGTTGCACATTGGGAGAGTTCCAAGTTTGATTGGAATCGCAAGGCAAAGGTTCAGAACCAGATGAACTGATTGACTGTGATGACAGGACTGGACCTGAACCATCCTTTTCCTTGCCCTTGTTTGAGCCCTCAACTTCAGATTTCTTTGCAAAACGCCCTCCGGTACCCCTTGCCCTTCTCATAGCATGCTGATGCCGAGATTCATGAAGATATGGCTGAGCAGAACAGATGTTAACACAGTGTGAAGGAGGATGCCAGATGTGAATGTAGAATACATAAAAGCATGACCATAGAACTAGTAAAACCAAATTCTACATGTTCTTCAAAACATACTTGAATGGTTCATGAGCAGAGTTTATCGAATATAAGCTCTTAACTCTATAATTGCTTTCATCGCTTTTTAAGTCCATATACAGGTGACTTCTAATGATGTCAGAATTCTATTTGCAATCACAACCATGGTTCAGGAAAAAGCTACAAGAGTATTTTGAAAAACCAATTAGCAAAGAACAAATCACAATGACAAACCTATTGCACTCACAGATTAAGTCAGTGGAGTGCAAATTATGGCAAACTCATTTTTTAGGATTCAAACAAATGTTGAAGATTTGAGGTGAAGGAGCTTTACACTAGGTTCTCTTATTTTAACCTTGTTTAATGGCCAGCAATTACTAGGCTTCCTTTCTACTTATCTTGTGCTATGCCAGACATTCTCAGATAAATTGAAATCCCTTCATGTCCTAACAAAAAGTTTTTAGCCAAACAAAGTGCAATATGAGGTTTAGTGTTGTAGAAGGCAACATAGCAACACTAAATTCTCACACTTGAAAACTGTGATTAGGTAGCACTTATACAATACAAAGGCAGTACCACAAAGATAAGAATAGCAAATATGCACAAAGGCAATACCTTTCTGGATTTTATTAGCTTCTTTTCAAGTTCTGCTTTTGCTCGAGCCTGTCTTCGCCTCAGAATTCCTTGGTATTGCTTAGCATTCACATAAACAGGCTCTTGTGCCATCTCAAGAGGCAATGGCATTCTGGCATGGGGCATTCCTATAAAAGGAGCAAATCCCTGAtggtaaaaataaataaaatatggttACTTATCTCACTGTTACCTGCATATTACCATTGCTTTAAAGAAACAGACAAATCAACGAGACATGAGATTACTATGAACAAAAACAAATCATGATGCTAGTTATCACCTGCACATGAAGTAACATTTAATCACATGTACCAACAATGATAAACAACACATACCAATTGCTGGGGTCCATAAGCTGCCATCATGCCCCCATAGTACGGATCTTGATAAGGATTTGTAGCACATGCCTGCATTGAAAGAATTTAAACAAAGTTAGGAGTTCCATTCTTCCTAAAACAGAAAAGCCCACatctataaattccaaaataacAAAATCTCCATAAAAGAGATATGTAATAGGCACATATTTATGCCATTGAAACAAGTCATTGATATTTACAACATCCATGTTTTATATCTTTATAACAAAAAAGGAAAGTACATACAATTGAATGACCAACGAGTTCCAGCTGTGGAGCCTGAGCGAGGCCTTCTTCGCGCATTGAAGGTGCAGAATGCTGCATCCCTTGGTTTTCTTGTCCATAATTTCCTATGGAAAAGACGCATGATATTTAATCTTACATATATTTGCATAACTTCATGAAAAAAGTGCATGATTATAATTTTAAGTGCCAATTCATCTTTTTTATCTTCTCTTAGTTTAACGTTTGTAAATAGCTAGAAATACCCTCAAAGCACCTGATTGATTAGGATCGGCAGGTTGTGAATCCTTGGCAGCATCATCATCTTCCTCATTCATCCCACTATTGGATAAGGACTGACCTTCCTCATTGGATTCTGATTCACCATTAGGGCATTCAAGAGAGGAGGAATTGGATGCATTTGCACCAGGCATTGCTTGAGGGATAGCACTGTAGCCACCACCATGCCACCAAGGCTCAGAACAAACACCACTAGGTTGAAAGGAATGTGGATCCGACCTCAGTCGATTTGCAGTTTCAGACTTGGACTGCATATCTTTAGATCACACAACTTATACCAATTACATAAATTCCATTCCTCATACTAAATCAAAGCTGAATAATACTAGAAACAACAAGAAAGAAATCATTGGGATAACACAGATTTTATTTTCTACAGAATGTTATACAAGAAACTTGACAACCCAGTGAAATAAATTATGATTCACTATGAAATAGCAAATTATAAATCCTTGGCCAGCACAAATCAATAAACTTATTCATATTAACCTTAGAACAACATCAACCAACAGCTTCAGTAAAAGATATAAACAAAAGGAGCATAATTCTGGACTATGTTACAAATCCTGTTAGTCATATTCAGTGAGTTAACCAAACAGAACCACAAGACATGCCAACGCATGCAACCTAACTGTCTGCCAGACAACGCAACACACTCCCCACGAAGCACctagaatttccccaattttcCCACCTAATTACACTACCTTAATAGACCCAATTTCACCTTGTTCCCCCAAATTCCCACCCAACCCTAGCTCACATAAATCCTTAATCCGCCATAGCAAACAAAAAATAGTCGTTTCATGATTCCTCACAATAATTCTCACAGCACAAGCCATGCAGCTACAGAATTATTCAACCCGGATTGAAAAGACCTTAAACGCACAAATTTCACCCCCTCAAGTACAAACGCAATCCCCAACCAAAGAAACGAATCAACAAGACAAAATCAAACCAAATTCACCTAATCAATCAATAATTTTCAAAAGGGAACAACAAAACAACGGAAATTGAGCCAAAATCAAAGCAATCGACTCACCCGGGAAGAACCACAACCAGAAAACCCTAGATTTTGGGTCCTCAGAATCTGACAGAAAATTCAAAAGCGCTAATCTGattcccctctctctctctctctcacacgcACCCGCACTcgcactctctctctctcttctcctctcaGTTACTCTCAATTtagcagaagaaaaatattaatacaaataattaaaagaGAACATAAAaggataagaaaataaataaaataataatttgtaaCCCTCAAAAAGTCTTGGTCTTTTAAAAGTCTCTAGTCcccttcctcttcttctaaaGTGCACGTTGCGTTACTTAAATCTTTCTTAGTAAGTGACAAAGGTAATGATGACGTCACCTAAATGTGGGGTCCATGAGGTTCTACTGCTGGGGGGCACGTGGCGCTTAGCGGGAGAAGGGGGACCGAGTGAGCCGGTGGAAGAGCGAAGCGTTTGGTGTGCGAGAAGCTGTGAAGTGCAAGGGGGAACCGGCGATAGCGGGTTGGAGAGTGGGTGAGGGGACTGATGACTGCGGGTAAGGGTATCAGGGCCCCTTCTATGAAAGGAAATTGTGGCCCACGTGACACGCACTTGACTAGCAGGAATCCGCGAAACGCGTGGCCTCTATGGGGGGACCACATCGTCCCAAACTTGACAGCAACCTTGACCACGTGTCCTCTTCTTGAGCTGCAAaaatgtctttcttttctttgttttttatttctttataattataaaatgtagtattaaattaattttcttggaagccattattgattgaattttttccgtttatattgaattttttaaataaatatttctttttttatttcccAATATACGTATTTACAagtaaattattaatttaagtACTATTATTTATCTCATTTATATTATAAACGAGTTAATAATATACGATAAACGAAATAAAATACGTAATTGATAAACGTGTCACGGGGTGTACACGTATTCTGAGAATGCGCTTATGTAAACGAGATAAGCGCAAATAACGTTTATATATGTAATTCGTTCACAACAAATAAGTTGGATTGTATGAGAGATATGATGAcactataaataaaattattattcaattatcGATGATCTTAAGACATACTAGAGCTAAATAAATATGCGATTCTCCAAATTTATGCACCTCCCTCTCAAATTAAGATAAAATGAGATCGTTATTTCGTTATACCTCCATCACAAACCAGCcataaaaagcaataaaagtgTAACTTCATTACTTCAAACATCATAAATTGACTTACAAATACTAAAGATTTTGACGGGTGTAATACAGAGACTCCAAATACATCTTGATGCGGTTTGCCTGCAATGTACGTGGTATTTTGCTCGATAAGACTCAACAACTCTATACTCAGCATTCCTCTTAATACTGTAATTCTTTATACCCAGCATGATAGCCTCCATGTTTTTTAATCTGTGCGTAATGTAAAATTCTACACCATTGTCTGTGTTATAATCATCTCCCCCGtattaaaaaatgaaatatCCTCATGTATCGCGCCAAGATTCAACGTGTGAGAGTGGCTAGGTACAATAGATAACTCCAAAATTGGCTTCAGGACAGGTAGAAGATACCGAATTGTTCCACCGATCGAGGTCTCTAGTACAATTTCCTCAtcattccaaaaaaaaaaacactttcGTTGCTCTCGACAACGTATTCTTCATCCGACTCCTCACTATCCACCTCCATGTGTTCCACTAAACTAGCACAATATAGAGGTGGTGGTGCAAGAGGTGAGTTGTCTTGGACAAAAGTCGACTATCCGGAACTACCACCTATGGCACCAACCTCCGCAGCAAGCTTCATCACTTGTTGGACCATGATTCTCCTATGAACATCAAACATCAATCGCACATGCTCATCGTTATCCAACCAAAAAACACGAAATCAAAATACTCTATTTTCCATCGGTGCTAATAGCTTATACCCAATTTTTTCAATCTCATTTATTCTATTAGCACCCAAATTCGTCAATATTAGGCTCTtcaactcaaaaaaaaaaaaaaaaacctagtCGACGAGTGTCCAGTAGGTTAGGATTTTCACTCTCAAAAGCAATTCCGTCGTCACCCATGCTCATGTGACAATTAGAATATACactcacaaaaaatatattcaaaCATTCTTACTAAACCTTTTGAgagaacaaagaagaaaaaagagtaagaagaagTGATTTGCTTGTAGCCAATACCACTACTTGCAGATTATTTTATAGCTGAATTATATTTGTCGTattatatctcgtttacagtataaatgACTTTAGTATAACTTTATCTCGTTTACGGTATAAACGAGTTAGTAATACACGTATCTCGTTTACATTGTAAATGAGATACGTTGAAACTCAACTCCGACATTTGTCTCATGTGCACCCAATTTCTTTGGATAAATTATGAGTCTTATCTCGTATAAATGAGATATGTAAATTACCAACT
Above is a genomic segment from Arachis stenosperma cultivar V10309 chromosome 1, arast.V10309.gnm1.PFL2, whole genome shotgun sequence containing:
- the LOC130933597 gene encoding uncharacterized protein LOC130933597, giving the protein MKKSSGSAAEKKRVRRSSAAPDPSSDAPLRKQAAKKDVFQVFAEKVRDHKDLVSRWAILQETRVEYFRGKDFVSFMKNHPELKDVLESDKNLETEDIANTLLAKNLLVRCDRVVKTVRPGKKKLSTWPAHLEIFPEQVFSENDAFFAWTFVKRHPLWQTLLSFFWPVLTLAICLFPVYPHRCKLLILYSCAGILFLILSLLLIRAAMFGVLYIILGKRVWFFPNILAEEATLRELFRFWPKKDEEERPKWTTRIFYAILAVLFILLLRHHAPDEAARARYQKRVSNIIDDVLEWSPSLALSGMMDKQQNVSNATGSPDPASQPNRTAGEHSAPPDGDEDDINTSAEQYNTEVIDNNIDDASEDDKHQHD
- the LOC130964876 gene encoding nuclear transcription factor Y subunit A-1, giving the protein MQSKSETANRLRSDPHSFQPSGVCSEPWWHGGGYSAIPQAMPGANASNSSSLECPNGESESNEEGQSLSNSGMNEEDDDAAKDSQPADPNQSGNYGQENQGMQHSAPSMREEGLAQAPQLELVGHSIACATNPYQDPYYGGMMAAYGPQQLGFAPFIGMPHARMPLPLEMAQEPVYVNAKQYQGILRRRQARAKAELEKKLIKSRKPYLHESRHQHAMRRARGTGGRFAKKSEVEGSNKGKEKDGSGPVLSSQSISSSGSEPLPCDSNQTWNSPNVQLNARGSRVHDKYENGSGSYHSHNGLQSYHLHSGDRVDEGDCSGQQRGSITNEHASARRLAIQ